The following are encoded together in the Lathyrus oleraceus cultivar Zhongwan6 chromosome 3, CAAS_Psat_ZW6_1.0, whole genome shotgun sequence genome:
- the LOC127127615 gene encoding laccase-17 has translation MSSFMKAMLIVLCALWILLELAHAKHVRTTRHYKFNIKMQNVTRLCQTKSIVTVNGQFPGPRIIAREGDRVVIKVVNHVKYNISIHWHGIRQIRSGWADGPAYITQCPILPGQSYVYNFTIIGQRGTLWWHAHISWLRATLHGSIVILPKRHVPYPFPHPFKEVPIVLGEWWKADTEAVINQAIKTGLAPNTSDAHTINGLPGPLNNCSAKDTFKLKVQPGKTYLLRIINAALNDEMFFSIANHTLHVVEADAVYVKPFRTNIVLITPGQTTNVLLKTKSITPNAKFIIASRPYATGPASFDNTTAIGFLEYKKHSHSNTKPNNNNLKLFKPALPKFNDTVFAMNFNKKFRSLANSRFPAKLPKTVDRHFFFTVGLGISQCSKNQACQGPNNTRVAAAINNVSFVMPNTALLQAHFFNKSKGVFTTDFPSNPPFKFNYTGTPPKNIMVTSGTKVVVLPYNTKVELVLQDTSIIGAESHPLHLHGFNFFIVGQGNGNFDPKKDPSKFNLVDPPERNTAGVPSGGWVALRFLADNPGVWFMHCHLEVHTSWGLKMAWVVQDGKGRNQKLPPPPSDLPKC, from the exons ATGTCAAGCTTCATGAAAGCAATGTTGATTGTGTTATGTGCTTTGTGGATATTGCTAGAGCTAGCACATGCAAAACATGTTAGAACAACAAGGCATTACAAGTTTAAT ATCAAAATGCAAAATGTAACAAGGCTTTGTCAAACAAAAAGCATTGTTACGGTTAATGGACAATTTCCGGGTCCTAGAATCATAGCAAGAGAAGGCGACAGAGTCGTAATTAAAGTGGTTAACCACGTGAAGTACAATATCTCGATTCATTG GCACGGAATTCGCCAAATAAGAAGTGGTTGGGCAGACGGACCTGCATACATTACACAATGTCCAATTCTTCCGGGCCAAAGTTATGTGTACAACTTCACAATCATAGGTCAAAGAGGAACATTGTGGTGGCATGCACATATCTCATGGCTTAGAGCTACTCTTCATGGTTCTATTGTCATTCTTCCCAAAAGACATGTTCCATATCCATTCCCTCATCCATTTAAAGAAGTTCCCATTGTATTAG GGGAATGGTGGAAAGCAGACACAGAAGCTGTTATTAATCAAGCAATAAAAACAGGATTGGCACCTAATACCTCAGACGCTCACACCATCAATGGCCTTCCGGGTCCTCTCAACAACTGTTCAGCTAAAG ATACCTTCAAGCTCAAGGTTCAGCCGGGAAAAACATATCTACTCAGAATAATCAATGCTGCACTCAATGATGAGATGTTTTTCAGCATTGCTAATCACACCCTCCATGTTGTTGAAGCCGATGCTGTCTATGTAAAGCCATTCAGAACAAACATCGTGCTCATCACGCCGGGCCAAACCACCAATGTCCTTCTCAAAACCAAATCCATAACCCCAAATGCCAAATTCATCATAGCTTCAAGACCTTATGCTACAGGTCCTGCATCTTTCGACAACACAACCGCAATTGGTTTCTTGGAGTACAAGAAACATTCACATTCAAACACTAAACCAAACAATAACAATCTTAAACTTTTTAAACCAGCACTTCCTAAATTCAATGACACTGTCTTTGCAATGAACTTCAACAAGAAGTTTCGTAGTTTGGCGAATTCGAGATTTCCAGCAAAACTTCCGAAAACTGTTGACAGACACTTTTTCTTCACAGTTGGTTTAGGAATTAGCCAATGTTCAAAAAACCAAGCATGTCAAGGACCTAACAACACAAGGGTAGCAGCAGCTATTAACAATGTTTCATTTGTGATGCCAAACACTGCTTTACTTCAAGCTCATTTTTTCAACAAATCTAAAGGAGTGTTCACTACTGATTTTCCTTCTAATCCACCTTTTAAATTCAATTACACCGGAACACCGCCGAAGAACATCATGGTAACTAGTGGAACAAAGGTTGTGGTTTTGCCATACAATACCAAAGTGGAGTTGGTGTTGCAGGATACAAGTATCATTGGTGCTGAGAGTCATCCATTGCATCTACATGGCTTTAACTTCTTTATTGTAGGTCAAGGGAATGGAAACTTTGACCCTAAGAAAGACCCTTCTAAGTTCAATCTGGTTGATCCTCCTGAGAGAAACACTGCTGGTGTTCCATCTGGTGGATGGGTTGCTTTGAGATTCCTTGCAGATAATCCAG GTGTTTGGTTCATGCATTGTCATCTAGAAGTGCATACAAGTTGGGGACTGAAAATGGCATGGGTTGTTCAGGATGGAAAAGGACGAAATCAGAAGCTGCCCCCTCCACCCTCTGATCTTCCCAAATGTTGA